The genomic window TTCTCTCTCTGCATTCTCTCTTACACCTGTCTTTATCTGAAAAATAACCGATGAGCTCGTCGCCGTCAAGAAATCCAACGAACGCCGAAGCACCTCCGCCACCACCAACATCGACGGATGCTGTGGCAGAGGGTTCGTCTAAGAAAGTGAGGAAACCATATACCATCACCAAGTCAAGAGAGAGCTGGACAGAGGAAGAGCACGATAAGTTTCTTGAAGCACTTCAACTGTAATAATTtatctctgtttctctgtttttagaGACTTCAAATTTCTTAGTTTGCTGCTGATTTCTGAGTTTAGTTAGTTATAGACTGAACAAACAGAGGAAAGTTTATGTTACTTAGCTTAGGTCTAGTAGTAACTTAGCTATAAAAAATCTGCTTAGCTAAAAAGATCTGCTTCTTGGAGCACTTCAACTGTAATAAATTTATAGTTGTGTTGACTTTTTGAAAGTGTTATTGATGTAACTAGGACCTGATTCTGCTGATACTACTACTCCTCTATGTTCCTTAGGTTTGATCGTGACtggaagaagattgaagattttGTTGGTTCAAAGACTGTGATTCAGGTTTTAAAATAGCTTACTCTGCATTTTTGGTCGCAGTTACTTTGTGGCAatgttttcaacttatttGACTTTGTACTGCAGATAAGGAGTCATGCTCAAAAATACTTTCTCAAGGTTCAGAAAAACGGGACATTAGCTCATGTGCCACCTCCTCGACCTAAGCGCAAAGCAGCTCATCCGTATCCTCAAAAGGCATCAAAGAACGGTTCgaatattttataatacttCTTAGTTTGGTTATAGAGTTGAGTTTTTAACTCACATTTTCTTGCAGCTCAAATGCCACTTCAAGTTTCCACGTCTTTTACTACTACGCGAAATGGCGACATGCCGGGATATGCTTCATGGGATGATGCCTCAATGCTGCTAAACAGAGTTATTTCACCACAACATGAACTTGCTACTCTTCGTGGAGCAGAAGGCATGCACATTTGTCtatcctttttgttttcttcattttattgGTAGTTGTAGTAAGAATAGGTTCCATCAAAGGACGTTTCATGTGCTTATTATGGCATATAACGCCACTGATTCAGCTGATATTGGATCAAAGGGCTTATTAAATGTTAGTAGCCCTTCTACATCTGGCATGGGAAGCTCAAGCCGAACAGTATCAGGTTCTGAGATTGTAAGAAAGGCTAAACAGCCTCCAGTGCTTCACGGTAACCATCTGTGAACAATTCCATGTTTTTTCACTAACTTTTATGCATGATGGAGACTGTACTGATACTATCTTTGTAGGTGTTCCTGATTTTGCTGAAGTTTATAATTTCATTGGGAGTGTCTTTGATCCTGAAACGAGAGGCCATGTGGAAAAGCTCAAGGAAATGGATCCTATAAATTTCGAAACTGTGAGTCAAGAGTTTACAAGCTTTCAGATTAATTGGTGTTCAAGCTCTTAGCATTTCTTCACTAATCACATAGTATGGTGTTTACAGGTTCTGTTATTGATGAGAAACCTCACAGTTAACTTATCAAACCCTGATTTAGAATCCACTGTAAGTGTTAAATTTGCGATAAAAGATTTGTGATGACCAACTTTCTCAGAGTCTGAAACTATTTCACTCTCAACCAATGAGTTGGAGGCACTTCTTTTATGATCTTTGGTTCCTTACAttgaaatgagtttttttgcGCTTGCGTGATCAAATTTAATCTAACCTCAGCTAGTCGGATTGTAATGATGCTGCAGAGGAAAGTCCTCTTATCATATGACAACGTGACGACCGAGCTCCCAAGCGTTGTTTCCCTTGTCAAGAACTCAACAAGCGACAAATCAgcataacaaaaatatgagcCATCAGCTAGCAAGTAAGtgtttttccctctttttccTCTGACCTTTTAAATTCAgtacaagaaaacatttcaCTACTATTAGAAGTCACATGAGTTCATGGTTAGATATAAGTCTAGTGACAGTTCTCTAACTCTAAGGTTTGCAATAAGAGTTCTATAGTTAGTCACAGTCTGGGATACAAGATATATACACTACGGTATTTTGAGTATTAGCACCAGTTCAGGCTTCTTGCAAACTTTGTAAAGTCTTGCATAAGAGTTATATGGTTCTCACCGTATTGGCAGGTTTACTCATTGGTTTCCCATGTTTAATAAACTTTGGTGTTATACGTCACTGGAATCACAATCGTGTCACTGCATCATCATGTGGGAATTGTGTAAAAggtctttgttgttttgagGAGAAACATAAGCCAAGTTTTGAAGCTATAGGGGGCTTCCGCAGATTTTGACCAGGACTAGTTGGGTGAATGGTAGGTATAATATATGTAAGGGGTTTTTCTACTAGTTGCAAGACAGCCTCATTCTCATCCACCCGTTACTCTTGTACTAAAATCTCGTCATAACTTTTTGTTCAGTTGTTGTGTATTTGTGTAAAAGATAAGTCCTAGGACTGAGTGTAATGGTTCAAGATCAGTGTTAAGTAAATGACGGCAACTCTATTGTTTTAAAGTTGACagctttctttatatattatggGGTTTGATtcagaattttgtttttaataaggAAACCAAGTCAAGTCTATAAAAAGATTTTGCAATTGTGGAGAGATTGTATGTATTCAAGTATTCAACAACATCAATCAATACTTACTAGTTTTctgaataatttttaaaaaatcctaGAATCAAAAACCTCATGATTTTATAAAACAGAGTATCTGCCTGATTGTGCTCCTCCAGGAAGGGAGAAGGTTTGGTTAGTTATGTCTTCAAGAACACGCTTGAGTTCAGCTTTCGCTGTCTTAACAGATATTTCGGTAGGCCCTTCGACGAACAAATAGAGCTTGCGTTCCTCAGGTCCCGGGATACGTCCTGCCTCATAAAACTTACCTCTAGTGGTAATGGAAGCTCCACTCCACTCTGATATTGGTCCCAGCGTTTCTTTGTGGGTAACTTTCCACCGAGCATTCTGTGGGAAATCATTGATTTCCAATTCTGCTTCATAGTGTTCAGGTATCGCATCAGCTTGAATCTTTGCAAGGTACTGTTGCACGTTAGCAGCAGCAATCATGGCTGCAACGCGGCCTGCTCCATCAGTAGGAGGGATACCTGGCTCAGTGGCTAGCCCACCACCATTTGGAAGCAATTGGTTAGCAGTCACAGGAGCCTTAGAAGCAGCAGAAGCAATGGCGGCTATCTGAGCAAGAGTAATCTGCTGCTGTGAGATATCACCACCAGCCTTTCTTACTACATCATTCTCATCTTCTGAGTCagacttctcttcttcaaagcCATACTCCTTCGCTTGTGCTTTCTTTGCTGCTTTCCTAACTTCATCCTCCTCTTCGTTGAATTTAAAGCCACTTCCACCATAGCCAGTTCCATGAGCTTGCTCAATACCCTGTTTTACTTTCGCCATGAACCCTTCGGCTACTGCTTTAACATCATCAGGAACTGGCTGCTCAGATAGTTCCAGGGCCTTGACTAAATCTGGTGCATATTTTGCATCATCCTCAGAGATAAATGTTACAGCACAGCCTTTCCGCCCTGCCCTACCTGTCCTACCAACACGATGCACATAGTCTTCATAGTGGTTTGGTGCATCGAAGTTTACAACCAACTCGAGCTCTTTCACATCTAGACCCCTGGCTGCAACACTTGTGGCGATCAACAAATTGCAGACATCGCTCTTAAAATCAGATATAGCTGATTCACGATCAGTCTGTTCCTTACCCCCGTGAAGAGATAGACAGGCTCATTTGGTCATCAAATCATTATACAAAGCATCACATTTTTCCTGCGAACGAACAAAGACCAAAACTTTTCCTTTCTCATACCATTCCCCAAGAAGTTCCAGAAGTCTTGAGAACCTCTCACTCTCGGGTCTGATTTCAACTAACTGAGTTATATCTTTATTCACAACACTCCTCCCACCGACCTGTATCTCCACAGGCTTGTTCAAGACTTTACGTGCCAAAGTTTCAACTTGGCGTGGAAAAGTGGCAGAAAAGAGCACAGTTTGACGATCAGGTCGAATATTTTGAACAATGCGAGTTATTTGAGGCTCAAAACCCATATCAAACATACGATCAGCTTCATCCATTACCAAATATGTGACCCTTCGTAGATTGGTAATTTTTCCACTGCTTGTGCAAAGAATATCGATCATTCTTCCAGGAGTACAAACAACAATCTCGGTACCTCGCTTAAGCTCACTGATTTGCTGGGCAACTCCAGATCCTCCATACACAGGCACACATATTATACCCAATGCCTTAGAAAACTTTCTGATATCGCTGTAAATCTGCTGAACAAGTTCTCTAGTAGGTGCCATTACAAGCCCAATCGGCCCATCACCAGCTTCAACGGGAGGCTGATCTTTGATATGCCTCAACATAGGCAAAACAAAGCCAAGGGTTTTACCTGACCCGGTTTTGGCAACCCCAATGCAGTCTCTACCGCTCATGATGATTGGAAGTGCTTGTGCTTGGATAGGCATTGGCTTTTCATAGTTAAGCTTCTTCAGAGTATCCAAAATTTTGCTAGTTAATCCAGTCTGGTGCCAAAATTGAATGGGTCTTGGAACATCTTTCCCATGAACTTTCAGCTCCAATTCCTTTCTATAAGCGTTCACTGCATCCTGTGTCATCCTTGAGATATCCTTGACTTCGATATAAAAATTCTTCCGGAAAGGTTCATACTCTATTTTGGAGTGGTCAACAAGAGACAATTTCTCTGCTTTTGTCTTCTTAACTCTCTTCATAAACTCCTCGTCGTCTTCGTCTAAACTTGGATCATCATCACTCTTTGGTTCTGAGTAATCTGAATCAGAATCTTCACCTTGAATTATCCTACCAAGGGCGGCCttattaaaaccttttttggCTTGGTCACCAGTTTCCTTCCcattcattttaaaatccaaaataccATCGATCACAATATTGCTAAGCTTTTCAACCTCAGGTAATACCATAGTATTCATAAAAGCATCTAAGGGATCAATTTCGTCTTCATCTGCAGCTCTGTCACCTCCATTCTCAGAGACAGTAACAGCTGTCTCATTCTCCGAGGCGACCATCTTGGCATCTCCACCATTTTCGAGTTTAGTATCACGATCAACATCCATCTCTGAGTCTGATTTaacttcatcatcagattcaCCATCAAGAGTCCAAGCCTTACCGGTCTCAGGACCCTTACTTTCAATTTGAGCTTCCTCGTTTTGCCTCTTCAACTCTTGCCACTCCTGGACTCTTCTCCTCCGTTTTTCTACTTCCTCAGCCAACTGCTTCTGCTCATCCTCTACTTGTTCATCCCGAGTTTTCTTCTCAACATCGTCATCTCCATGCCTGCTACGCTCCGTTCTTTTGCGTTTCAAGCCACACTTGACATCATCACTCTCTTCATTACAATCCTCACGTGACCTCtcctttttctgtttcttcctacccttttctttctcacgttctctcctctctctgtCCCTTTTCAGATATTTTCCTCTATCTCTGTCACGTTCTCGGCGTCCTCTTCCCTTGTCCTCCCCTCTGCGTTTACTATCCCTCtcgtattcttcttcttcaaaatcgCTACTTTTTCTATCCCTCCGTATCCGTATCCTCTCCTCTTCCTCAGAATCGCATCTCTTAACTCTCGAGCGCATCTCCGTCGTATCTCGCCGACCATTCTCTTTCTTACTGCGATCACGATCTTTGCGATCATTTTCCTTCCTGGACTTAGATTTCTCTAACATCATCTCAAACGCAACAAATCCCGATAGAAAATTCCGTAACTTAAAcccaaattcaaatcaaattcatcCGCCAAACAAAAGCTTCAACGATAACCCTAAAAATGTTGcggtgaagaagacaaagctACCAGAAGAATCAAAACTCTCTACACCGTAACGTTGTAACGTCTCGTTAGTGTCGAGTAACAGAGATAATAAAGCTGTAAGGTTGGGCCCTTATTGGTAAAAGATAAAAGTGAAAACCAGTTATTGGGCTATTTGGGCTTTAGTTAGGTCCACTATTAATCGATATTTTCCTCATGGGCTTCTAAACAACATCGCAAGGTTATtctattcaaaataattattcattTCGTTGATTTCATCTCATGAATGATTTCCTATTATTTATAGTTCATTCCCCAAACCACTCGCATCACAGGCGCGTTGAGCACGTGAGGCTAAAATCCATGGACTATATAACCTTCCTTTTTGGGGATTTTTtgcataaattaaaaactgagAGGACCTGCAGCGCGTGGGTTGGGATTTCATTTGTTGTgactacaattttttttttttttcccccaaaGGTCTTTCTgtttattgactttttatCATAAGATAAAACGTTACAAAATGGGTTAAACCTATCTAGGTgattacaaaatttcaaaaattgaaactaaaaAGGCCTAACCCCAATAAAAGGATATCAAACCCAACTTGAAGAGAGGCATTGAAAGCTAAAAGGACTGGACCAAAAACCCAAACGACTACAGTATTCACATGAAAATATAACCAAACGAAAAGAACTATTACCGTGTTTTATCTTTTGCTCAGATTATGGTCCGAAAATATTGTTATCGATTCTTGATTTAGATTAAAAATGAGATAAAACTGTAAAGATTTTCTGAATATTTTGAGGTGTGCATTTTAATAGAAAACGAAGCCGATAGTGAATACACCGAGTTTGATAACTTCACCAAATGACTCGGTGGCAGTGCTAATCAGTAATATCTCACCTGCTTAGGAGCACTTCCATATTTAGGAAAAGAATAtgatttgaaatattttgccATTCAAGATCGAGACTAAAGATTATTTGAACTATAAAGCAAATTTTCACTCTTTAACGCTCCATTTCGTACATTACtttgatcatttttctttttatctatttttttcgTCGACCGTTTTCTTTGACGATGTTTGTTATATGATTCTAAAAGCATCCACAATGGTAGACTCTTAGCAAAACTcttaacaaatatttaaaaaattatataatttaaatattagataaatctcttaaatttggtaaaactTAGGTCAATTGTCTCTTAGTTAAGAGACAAATAGTCGGGTTTTATTAGGCCCACTAGTTCGTTAAAGGCTAAAGCAGTGCCCGGTTCTTATAGCGGAGGTAACTTTAAATATTGGGCCCTTACTGAAAGGTAAATTAGTTGGGTTTATTGGGCTTTATTATAAGGCCCACTAATTCAGCAGTAACCCTAACGAAACCCTAGCATATATTAGTTCTTAAACTTCAGCTGagagaaaaccctaatttctcaAAGAGTCTAAAGAGACGGAgagtgagagaagagagaaacattTCGAGACAAATGGCCGCCGCCGCTGCTCGTCCTCTCGTCACCATCCAAACCTTGGATGGTGACATGTCCACCGATCAATCCTCCACCGTCGTACTTCCCGACGTCATGACGGCGCCAGTTCGACCAGACATCGTTAACTTCGTTCACGCCCAAATCTCCAACAACAGCCGTCAGCCATACGCCGTATCGAAGAAGGCCGGTCACCAGACCTCCGCCGAGTCCTGGGGAACCGGACGTGCCGTGTCTCGTATCCCTCGTGTTCCCGGTGGTGGTACTCACCGTGCTGGTCAAGCTGCGTTCGGTAACATGTGTCGTGGTGGTCGTATGTTCGCTCCAACCAAGATCTGGCGCCGCTGGCACCGTCGTGTCAATGTCAACATGAAGCGTCACGCAATCGTCTCAGCTATCGCTGCAACTGCTGTTCCTGCGCTTGTGATGGCTCGTGGTCACAAGATCGAGAATGTTCCTGAGATGCCTCTTGTTGTGAGTGACTCCGCCGAAGCTGTGGAGAAGACCTCAGCTGCGATCAAGGTTTTGAAACAGATCGGTGCTTATGATGATGCTGAGAAGGCAAAGAACAGCATTGGAATCCGTCCTGGTAAAGGTAAAATGAGGAACCGTCGTTACATTTCTAGGAAAGGTCCTCTGGTGGTTTATGGAACTGAAGGATCTAAGATAGTTAAGGCGTTTAGAAACCTTCCTGGTGTTGAGCTTTGTCATGTGGAGAGGCTTAATTTGTTGAAGCTTGCTCCTGGTGGTCACCTTGGTCGGTTTGTGATCTGGACCAAGTCTGCCTTTGAGAAGCTTGAGTCTATCTATGGTTCGTTTGAGAAGCcatcagagaagaagaaggggtATGTGCTTCCTCGTGCAAAGATGGTGAATGCTGATCTTGCCAGGATTATCAATTCAGATGAGATTCAGAGTGTTGTGAATCCGATCAAGAAGGATGCGAAGAGGGCTGTTCTTAAGAAGAATCCATTGAAGAATCTCAATGTGATGTTGAAGTTGAATCCTTATGCTAAGACCGCGAAGAGGATGTCACTGTTAGCTGAAGCACAGAGAGTTAAGGCTAAGAAGGAGAAGCTCGCCAAGAAGAGGAAAACCGTTACCAAGGTAATCTCAATACTTGACTTGTTCTCTTATCAACCGTTTTTGGATTGTCTTTGTTTAGTTACTGATTACATTTTGATCTGTGGTTGCATTTCATTTGACTTAACTTATATTGCAATTGTTCTAATTGACTGAGTTTGTGTATGTTAAGCTATACAATAATCTGTTCCCCTCTGGTTTAGTCTATGACTATAGTAGTCTTTCTTTACTAGATCTTACCTTTTCTGTTCTGAATTGTGGTCTAGTAGTTTGTCTTGTAAATCTGTTGTGTACGATTCTTTGTCTTGATATTGATTTTAGGTTGAGCTATTAAGCAATTGAATCTCTTAGCACTTTCTTGTCCCTTGTGAAAATTGTTCTTCATATGTCCTCTTTTCTAACTCCACTTTgaaatatctatttttcttacatcAGGAGGAGGCGTTGGCAATCAAAGCAGCAGGCAAGTCGTGGTACAAGACTATGATCTCCGACAGTGATTACACCGAGTTTGATAACTTCACCAAATGGCTCGGTGCTAGCCAGTAATAATCTCGTCTGCTTTGGAACACTTTCCATATTTTAGTcaaaagattttggtttttttaatctgttttGTCTTTGGGTGTCTGGATATCAAGTTGAATTATGAACAAGTTTCACTTTTTTACATCTCCATTTCTTACTTCGCCTTTATcagtttcatttatttatctcTTGCTCCTTCGTTTCCTATGATGATGCTTGTTATGTTATGAACCTACTTAAAAACAAGCTGAAGCTTTCTTTGGTTTACCCCAGCAGAAACATTAATCAAGTTCAATTGATCAATATGTCGATTGATTTACTGTTTAAAGGCATAGTGTGTCTATCAACCCTTAAGTCTTTTTGGTGGATAGTGAAGCTCAAACCCAATTCAAATGTCGATCAACCCTAACGTTTTTGTGCTCGATAGTAAAGCATGAGTATAAAAAGAACGTCGCTTCTTCCTACAATCACACAGATCATTTGAAGCTTTGATTAGTTGGTACAACATACTCGAGGAATACAGAATGACACGTGGTGTGTATCTGTTGgataaatttgtattattctTCTTTACTATGGATGGTTTCTGGAAGGCGCGCCAAGAGTCCTTCTTTTTCCATCTACAAATCATGACCGTCCATCTCCAAAAGAAGACTGAAACAGTGAAACTAGAAGCTTCATTTTGATCATCAGCCAGTTTTATAAATTGATCCGTATACTAAAGTAACAACTACTAGCACTTTCTTCTGTGATCGATCATTGTGTTTAAACTAAAGGTTTGTATGTTCTTGTAATCTTATTGATCTCGATAGGTTCTCCATTCTCTTTAGGTTTTAAAGCCTTCAACGATTTCCAGAAGGAAgcgaatttgaaaaaaatggtgaagaagagtTACCCGGAAGTGAAAGAAGAGTACAAGAAAGCTGTTCAGAGATGCAAGAGGAAGCTCCGTGGTCTTATTGCCGAGAAGCACTGTGCTCCCATCGTCCTCCGTCTTGCGTAAGATCCTCTCTCTGGTTCCAGTCTTTTCTGTTACTGTGAGTACTGAGTTGTTCGATTGATGGCTTCTCAGAGCATATTTTGTTGGCGGAAATTTGCAGATGGCACTCGGCTGGGACATTTGATGTGAAGACGAAGACAGGAGGACCGTTTGGGACGATAAGGCATCCCCAAGAGCTAGCCCATGATGCCAACAATGGTCTTGATATTGCCGTTAGGCTTCTTGACCCTATCAAGGAGCTGTTCCCTATTCTGTCATATGCTGACTTCTACCAGGtaaattttcaacaatgtaCTGAGTTTTTTGACCTCTAATTGTGAAGCAAGGGATGCATCAAGCTGTAGTAAGTAGGAACTTGAGGTAGAACCATAGAATCAAGGGTTTTTTGATGCATCAGTGATTATACCGAGAGGGGAAACATTTGGAAGGGATTTTGTTGGTTGGTACAGCTAAGTTATGACTTAAAATGGGTTCTTCTCTAGCTTGAGCCGTCGGCTATTGGCCCTCTGGTTTGTCTGCAGTGAACTAGATTCACACATGTTAGATTGATACTGAATCTAAAAGCTTACTTTGTATTTCGCATGGCTTTAAGGGCTTGATTCATCTGTGTTTCTTGGTTACTGTAGCTAGCTGGAGTAGTTGCTGTTGAGATCACTGGAGGACCAGAGATTCCATTTCATCCTGGTAGACTGGTGAGTCAATATTCAACTTCTCAGTTTTCTGGCTACCAATTATTAGCTATCTCTTCGTTTTAAAACGCAACTCACTGATGATGAGACACCACTGCTAAGTTTTTTGTTCATGTGATTAACTGAACCAAACTTCATCTTTCAGGACAAAGTTGAGCCACCTCCTGAAGGTCGTCTGCCTCAGGCCACCAAAGGTAAAGcagatatatgaaaatgaatttaGCTTGAATTCAGGTATCAGATTGTAGATACATGTTCATAATCATAAATTCAGGTGTGGATCATCTAAGAGATGTGTTTGGTCGGATGGGACTCAATGACAAAGATATCGTTGCATTGTCTGGTGGACACACCTTGGTATGTATGCTGCATCCAGAAACAAAGACCTATGTGCTTTTCTCAGTTCTGGCTCACACCATTCTTTTACTTTCAGGGTCGGTGCCACAAGGAGCGTTCAGGATTCGAGGGTGCATGGACACCAAACCCGCTCATTTTTGACAACTCCTATTTCAAGTAAGATCAGATTCTCTGCTTCTGCTTGCTCATACTTGAATTGGACATGAGCTGAATTAGAAGCTCTTGAATCTTGATGGTTGTTAAACAGAGAGATACTAAGCGGAGAGAAAGAAGGACTTCTTCAACTACCAACCGACAAGGCTCTTCTTGATGatcctctctttctcccaTTTGTTGAAAAATATGCTGCAGTAAGTTGTTC from Arabidopsis thaliana chromosome 3, partial sequence includes these protein-coding regions:
- the RVE8 gene encoding Homeodomain-like superfamily protein, which codes for MSSSPSRNPTNAEAPPPPPTSTDAVAEGSSKKVRKPYTITKSRESWTEEEHDKFLEALQLFDRDWKKIEDFVGSKTVIQIRSHAQKYFLKVQKNGTLAHVPPPRPKRKAAHPYPQKASKNAQMPLQVSTSFTTTRNGDMPGYASWDDASMLLNRVISPQHELATLRGAEADIGSKGLLNVSSPSTSGMGSSSRTVSGSEIVRKAKQPPVLHGVPDFAEVYNFIGSVFDPETRGHVEKLKEMDPINFETVLLLMRNLTVNLSNPDLESTSDCNDAAEESPLII
- a CDS encoding P-loop containing nucleoside triphosphate hydrolases superfamily protein, yielding MMLEKSKSRKENDRKDRDRSKKENGRRDTTEMRSRVKRCDSEEEERIRIRRDRKSSDFEEEEYERDSKRRGEDKGRGRRERDRDRGKYLKRDRERREREKEKGRKKQKKERSREDCNEESDDVKCGLKRKRTERSRHGDDDVEKKTRDEQVEDEQKQLAEEVEKRRRRVQEWQELKRQNEEAQIESKGPETGKAWTLDGESDDEVKSDSEMDVDRDTKLENGGDAKMVASENETAVTVSENGGDRAADEDEIDPLDAFMNTMVLPEVEKLSNIVIDGILDFKMNGKETGDQAKKGFNKAALGRIIQGEDSDSDYSEPKSDDDPSLDEDDEEFMKRVKKTKAEKLSLVDHSKIEYEPFRKNFYIEVKDISRMTQDAVNAYRKELELKVHGKDVPRPIQFWHQTGLTSKILDTLKKLNYEKPMPIQAQALPIIMSGRDCIGVAKTGSGKTLGFVLPMLRHIKDQPPVEAGDGPIGLVMAPTRELVQQIYSDIRKFSKALGIICVPVYGGSGVAQQISELKRGTEIVVCTPGRMIDILCTSSGKITNLRRVTYLVMDEADRMFDMGFEPQITRIVQNIRPDRQTVLFSATFPRQVETLARKVLNKPVEIQVGGRSVVNKDITQLVEIRPESERFSRLLELLGEWYEKGKVLVFVRSQEKSISDFKSDVCNLLIATSVAARGLDVKELELVVNFDAPNHYEDYVHRVGRTGRAGRKGCAVTFISEDDAKYAPDLVKALELSEQPVPDDVKAVAEGFMAKVKQGIEQAHGTGYGGSGFKFNEEEDEVRKAAKKAQAKEYGFEEEKSDSEDENDVVRKAGGDISQQQITLAQIAAIASAASKAPVTANQLLPNGGGLATEPGIPPTDGAGRVAAMIAAANVQQYLAKIQADAIPEHYEAELEINDFPQNARWKVTHKETLGPISEWSGASITTRGKFYEAGRIPGPEERKLYLFVEGPTEISVKTAKAELKRVLEDITNQTFSLPGGAQSGRYSVL
- the RVE8 gene encoding Homeodomain-like superfamily protein; amino-acid sequence: MSSSPSRNPTNAEAPPPPPTSTDAVAEGSSKKVRKPYTITKSRESWTEEEHDKFLEALQLFDRDWKKIEDFVGSKTVIQIRSHAQKYFLKVQKNGTLAHVPPPRPKRKAAHPYPQKASKNAQMPLQVSTSFTTTRNGDMPGYASWDDASMLLNRVISPQHELATLRGAEADIGSKGLLNVSSPSTSGMGSSSRTVSGSEIVRKAKQPPVLHGVPDFAEVYNFIGSVFDPETRGHVEKLKEMDPINFETVLLLMRNLTVNLSNPDLESTVSVKFAIKDL
- the RVE8 gene encoding Homeodomain-like superfamily protein, with protein sequence MFLRFDRDWKKIEDFVGSKTVIQIRSHAQKYFLKVQKNGTLAHVPPPRPKRKAAHPYPQKASKNAQMPLQVSTSFTTTRNGDMPGYASWDDASMLLNRVISPQHELATLRGAEADIGSKGLLNVSSPSTSGMGSSSRTVSGSEIVRKAKQPPVLHGVPDFAEVYNFIGSVFDPETRGHVEKLKEMDPINFETVLLLMRNLTVNLSNPDLESTRKVLLSYDNVTTELPSVVSLVKNSTSDKSA
- the RVE8 gene encoding Homeodomain-like superfamily protein (Homeodomain-like superfamily protein; FUNCTIONS IN: DNA binding, sequence-specific DNA binding transcription factor activity; INVOLVED IN: in 9 processes; LOCATED IN: chloroplast; EXPRESSED IN: 22 plant structures; EXPRESSED DURING: 13 growth stages; CONTAINS InterPro DOMAIN/s: SANT, DNA-binding (InterPro:IPR001005), Homeodomain-like (InterPro:IPR009057), Myb, DNA-binding (InterPro:IPR014778), HTH transcriptional regulator, Myb-type, DNA-binding (InterPro:IPR017930), Myb-like DNA-binding domain, SHAQKYF class (InterPro:IPR006447); BEST Arabidopsis thaliana protein match is: LHY/CCA1-like 1 (TAIR:AT5G02840.3); Has 1480 Blast hits to 1470 proteins in 124 species: Archae - 0; Bacteria - 0; Metazoa - 145; Fungi - 6; Plants - 1120; Viruses - 0; Other Eukaryotes - 209 (source: NCBI BLink).), with amino-acid sequence MSSSPSRNPTNAEAPPPPPTSTDAVAEGSSKKVRKPYTITKSRESWTEEEHDKFLEALQLFDRDWKKIEDFVGSKTVIQIRSHAQKYFLKVQKNGTLAHVPPPRPKRKAAHPYPQKASKNAQMPLQVSTSFTTTRNGDMPGYASWDDASMLLNRVISPQHELATLRGAEADIGSKGLLNVSSPSTSGMGSSSRTVSGSEIVRKAKQPPVLHGVPDFAEVYNFIGSVFDPETRGHVEKLKEMDPINFETVLLLMRNLTVNLSNPDLESTRKVLLSYDNVTTELPSVVSLVKNSTSDKSA
- the RVE8 gene encoding Homeodomain-like superfamily protein yields the protein MFLRFDRDWKKIEDFVGSKTVIQIRSHAQKYFLKVQKNGTLAHVPPPRPKRKAAHPYPQKASKNAQMPLQVSTSFTTTRNGDMPGYASWDDASMLLNRVISPQHELATLRGAEADIGSKGLLNVSSPSTSGMGSSSRTVSGSEIVRKAKQPPVLHGVPDFAEVYNFIGSVFDPETRGHVEKLKEMDPINFETVLLLMRNLTVNLSNPDLESTSDCNDAAEESPLII